The Coffea arabica cultivar ET-39 chromosome 4e, Coffea Arabica ET-39 HiFi, whole genome shotgun sequence genome includes a window with the following:
- the LOC113741835 gene encoding histidine-containing phosphotransfer protein 4, producing MERNQLRRKLANMRQSLFEQGYLDEQFTQLEELQDDANPNFVEEVVTLFYRDSARTIQNIEQALEKNPLDFAQLDSYMHQFKGSCSSIGAVKVKSESTQFRNYCKEGNAEGCRRTFHQLKKEYAALKKKLELYFQYARQAGPDETACRPK from the exons ATGGAACGCAATCAACTGCGACGAAAACTTGCTAATATGAGACAATCTCTCTTTGAACAg GGGTATCTAGACGAACAATTCACTCAGCTGGAGGAGCTGCAGGATGATGCTAATCCTAACTTTGTAGAAGAAGTTGTCACATTGTTCTATAGGGATTCAGCCCGAACAATCCAAAATATTGAGCAAGCACT GGAGAAGAACCCTCTTGATTTCGCTCAACTGGATAGCTACATGCACCAGTTCAAAGGAAGCTGTTCAAG CATTGGAGCCGTGAAGGTTAAAAGTGAAAGCACGCAATTCAGGAATTACTGCAAAGAAGGAAATGCAGAAGG ATGCAGGAGAACTTTCCACCAGCTAAAGAAAGAATATGCTGCACTCAAAAAGAAGCTGGAGCTTTATTTTCAG taTGCAAGACAAGCTGGACCAGATGAGACAGCGTGTCGCCCAAAGTAA
- the LOC140005888 gene encoding protein PAF1 homolog, which yields MASYRPFPPPPQSTFAPRPPPPPPPPPGPANQNPLQPPALPPHQQQQSQGNQYSQNWGYSQMPPNSNYPQPYNPPPRNQIPPQPAQQQYQYPPPPPLQDKSFPPPPPPTSLPPQPGPAPPAPGYYPSGQYSQYSQHQPLQPLQPPPPPPPPSSPPPNSVAPPPPPPPLSPPPPPSSLPPGQSKENRNAEERRPSREGRDSGWRDLGNAKQQKVPVPQVPARKPSGPPGRVETEEERRLRKKREYEKQRQEEKHRQHIKESQSRVLQKTQMISSGTKAHGSITGSHIGDRRTAPLLSGERIENRLKKPTTFLCKLKFRNELPDQTAQPKLTSLRRDKDRFTKYAITSLEKMHKPELYVEPDLGISLDLLDLSVYNPPKGRSLQLDPEDEELLRDDDPVTPIKKDGIKRKERPTDQGVSWLVKTQYISPLSMESSKQSLTEKQAKELREGRNLLENLNSRERQIQEIQASFEACKARPIHATNSRLQAVDILPLFPDFDRYDDQFVVANFDSAPTADSEIYSKLDKCIRDSHESQAIMKSFVATSSDMAKPDKFLAYMVPSPNELSKDIYDESEDVSYSWIREYHWDVRGDDADDPATYLVTFGESEAHYMPLPTKLILRKKRAREGKSSEEVEHFPVPSRLTVRKRSTVAAIELKEVGGYSASKGSGFNSKRARLDMEDGLGQSQKSVDDMEPDQSSGGEYDMSD from the exons ATGGCGTCGTATAGGCCATTTCCTCCGCCACCTCAGTCAACTTTTGCTCCTCGGCCACCTCcaccgccgccgccgccgccgggGCCCGCGAATCAGAATCCTTTGCAACCTCCTGCCTTGCCCCCTCATCAGCAGCAACAATCTCAAGGGAATCAGTATTCTCAGAATTGGGGTTATTCTCAAATGCCGCCAAATTCGAATTATCCGCAGCCATACAATCCTCCTCCGCGGAATCAAATTCCGCCGCAGCCAGCACAGCAACAATATCAGTATCCTCCTCCGCCGCCTCTCCAGGATAAGTCCTtcccacctcctcctcctccgacTTCCTTGCCCCCGCAGCCTGGCCCTGCCCCGCCTGCTCCAGGGTATTATCCATCTGGTCAGTACTCCCAGTACAGTCAGCACCAGCCTTTGCAACCCTTGCAGCCACCCCCACCTCCGCCCCCCCCTTCCTCTCCTCCCCCTAATTCTGTCGCTCCACCTCCTCCTCCGCCACCGTTATCGCCTCCGCCACCACCTTCGTCACTTCCTCCTGGTCAGAGCAAGGAAAACAGGAATGCAGAGGAGAGAAGGCCATCGAGGGAAGGAAGAGATTCTGGGTGGCGTGATTTGGGGAACGCTAAGCAGCAGAAGGTTCCTGTTCCTCAAGTTCCAGCTAGAAAGCCCAGTGGGCCTCCAGGGAGGGTTGAGACAGAGGAGGAGAGGAGGTTGAGGAAGAAGAGAGAATACGAGAAGCAACGGCAGGAAGAAAAACATAGGCAGCACATTAAAGAATCACAGAGTAGAGTGCTGCAGAAGACCCAAATGATATCTTCTGGAACAAAAGCGCATGGGTCAATTACTGGCTCACATATTGGCGACAGGAGGACTGCTCCTCTGTTAAGTGGTGAGAGGATTGAGAACCGGTTGAAGAAGCCTACGACATTTCTTTGCAAGTTAAA ATTCCGGAATGAATTACCTGATCAGACAGCACAACCAAAGCTTACGTCTTTAAGGAGAGATAAAGATCG GTTTACAAAATATGCCATCACTTCTCTGGAGAAAATGCACAAACCTGAACTATATGTTGAACCGGATCTTGGAATATCACTGGATTTGCTTGATCTCAGCGTGTATAA TCCACCCAAAGGCAGAAGCCTGCAACTAGATCCCGAGGATGAGGAATTATTACGTGATGATGATCCTGTAACCCCAATTAAGAAAGATGgcataaaaaggaaagaaaggccCACCGACCAAGGTGTTTCTTGGCTGGTCAAAACCCAATATATTTCTCCTCTTAGCATGGAGTCGTCTAAACAG TCTCTCACTGAAAAGCAGGCAAAAGAATTGCGAGAAGGTCGCAATCTTTTGGAGAATCTTAATAGCAG GGAAAGACAGATCCAGGAAATTCAGGCTTCATTTGAGGCATGCAAGGCCAGGCCTATTCATGCAACTAATTCTAGATTACAAGCTGTTGATATTCTCCCGCTTTTTCCTGATTTTGATCG GTACGATGACCAGTTTGTTGTAGCAAACTTTGATAGCGCTCCTACTGCTGACTCAGAAATTTACAGCAAGTTGGATAAATGTATCCGTGATTCACATGAATCTCAG GCAATTATGAAAAGTTTTGTGGCTACCAGCTCTGATATGGCAAAACCTGATAAATTTTTGGCTTATATGGTTCCTTCACCTAATGAG CTATCAAAGGATATCTATGACGAAAGTGAAGATGTTTCATACTCCTGGATTCGTGAATATCATTGGGAT GTTCGAGGGGATGATGCGGACGACCCCGCAACTTATCTTGTGACCTTTGGCGAATCAGAGGCGCACTATATG CCTCTACCGACGAAgctaattttgagaaaaaagagagCTAGAGAAGGGAAATCAAGCGAAGAAGTTGAACATTTTCCTGTACCTTCGAGATTGACTGTAAGGAAGAGATCAACTGTAGCCGCAATAGAATTGAAGGAAGTTGGG GGTTATTCAGCATCAAAAGGGAGTGGTTTCAATTCGAAGAGAGCAAGATTGGACATGGAAGATGGCCTTGGTCAATCACAGAAGAGTGTGGATGATATGGAGCCAGATCAGTCCAGTGGAGGCGAATATGATATGTCTGATTGA